The Candidatus Cloacimonadota bacterium genome includes a region encoding these proteins:
- a CDS encoding flavodoxin — MTNNMEKVIIIYSNTISETVELVGYLCRAIRKAGVCDVTIKKITETDINDLYNYDKILLASAICGNDQLQNEFIDFYEEMKGLDLIGKKVAAFGIGDNSMSCFCSVNTILEDRLKRCGAEIISGFKIEEDLYELKTNI, encoded by the coding sequence ATGACAAATAATATGGAAAAGGTAATAATCATTTATAGTAACACAATCAGTGAAACGGTAGAATTAGTCGGATATTTGTGCAGAGCAATTAGAAAAGCCGGTGTTTGTGATGTTACGATCAAAAAAATAACCGAGACCGATATTAATGATTTGTATAATTATGACAAGATTTTACTCGCTTCAGCAATTTGCGGGAATGACCAATTACAAAACGAATTTATCGATTTCTATGAAGAGATGAAAGGACTCGACCTGATAGGCAAAAAAGTTGCTGCTTTCGGAATAGGAGATAATTCTATGTCTTGCTTTTGCTCTGTAAATACTATCCTTGAAGATCGGTTAAAAAGGTGTGGAGCGGAAATCATATCAGGATTCAAAATTGAGGAGGATTTATATGAGCTAAAAACAAATATTTAG